In a single window of the Sulfitobacter indolifex genome:
- a CDS encoding tripartite tricarboxylate transporter permease, giving the protein MIGQVADGFLALANPGTFLHLVGGFLLGLAFGAIPGLTATLAIALLLPFTFGMEVKDALVMVASIYMAGIYAGSITGITLNIPGAPSGAITTLDGHALMKAGKGTQALGLSAFSSSIGGLVGVVVLIALAQPISALALLFQTPDKFSLVLLAVVTVTIVASGSLLKAMLAMAIGLMISTVGIDPMVPVGRFDFGSYHLIEGINLLPAVIGLFATCELIAQASMPTKVGEPEAVAKILRPKRRDFLPNWTLIREVGFFTYIKSAIIGVLIGMLPGGGASMASFIAYAEAKRSSRHPEKFGKGSYEGLAASESANNGMCGGAIIPLLTMGIPGDAVTAIIFGVLLIHGLVPGPALLGENFAIIAPMFAALFVAAIFVFLSVIAFGPIYLRLSQINRGLLYAFIGMISMVGVYASSFSFFQMWMALAIGVLAFLLRIFSYPVVPALMGVILGPYLEEFLRRSLIVSEGDPTIFVRSPGSAVLLLLTLGFIWLLRVRPALRS; this is encoded by the coding sequence ATGATCGGTCAAGTTGCTGATGGATTCCTCGCACTCGCCAACCCCGGCACGTTCCTTCATCTTGTCGGTGGTTTTCTTTTGGGGTTGGCGTTTGGCGCAATTCCCGGCCTTACTGCGACGCTCGCCATAGCGCTTTTATTGCCCTTTACCTTTGGTATGGAAGTTAAAGACGCGCTGGTCATGGTAGCTTCTATCTATATGGCGGGGATATACGCGGGATCGATCACCGGCATCACCTTAAATATTCCCGGCGCTCCGTCAGGCGCCATCACAACACTCGACGGCCACGCACTGATGAAAGCTGGCAAAGGCACGCAGGCCCTTGGCCTCAGTGCTTTTTCGTCCTCCATCGGTGGGCTCGTAGGGGTGGTTGTCCTAATCGCGCTCGCTCAGCCAATCAGTGCGTTGGCCTTGCTGTTCCAAACGCCGGATAAGTTCTCCTTGGTTCTACTCGCGGTGGTCACCGTCACGATTGTTGCGTCGGGGTCGTTACTTAAGGCCATGTTGGCCATGGCAATCGGTTTAATGATCTCCACCGTCGGGATCGATCCGATGGTGCCAGTCGGCCGTTTTGATTTCGGCAGCTATCATCTGATTGAGGGCATTAACCTTTTACCCGCAGTCATCGGTCTTTTCGCCACCTGCGAGCTCATCGCACAAGCATCTATGCCCACCAAGGTTGGAGAGCCTGAAGCCGTCGCCAAGATACTACGTCCAAAACGGAGAGATTTCCTCCCTAATTGGACATTGATCCGCGAGGTCGGATTTTTCACCTATATCAAAAGCGCAATTATTGGCGTTCTGATTGGTATGTTGCCAGGCGGTGGCGCATCAATGGCCTCATTCATCGCCTACGCCGAAGCGAAACGTTCTTCTCGTCATCCCGAGAAGTTCGGCAAAGGGTCTTACGAGGGGTTGGCGGCCTCTGAATCTGCCAACAACGGCATGTGCGGCGGTGCGATTATTCCTTTGCTCACGATGGGGATTCCAGGCGACGCGGTAACCGCCATCATCTTCGGCGTGCTGCTCATCCACGGCCTTGTTCCTGGACCTGCGCTTTTGGGTGAGAATTTTGCAATCATCGCCCCAATGTTCGCGGCACTCTTTGTTGCGGCGATCTTTGTGTTTCTATCAGTCATTGCATTCGGCCCGATCTACTTACGTCTGTCGCAGATAAATCGAGGTCTACTCTACGCATTTATCGGCATGATTTCGATGGTGGGGGTCTATGCCTCATCCTTCTCCTTTTTCCAAATGTGGATGGCCCTCGCAATTGGCGTATTAGCCTTTCTGCTCCGCATCTTTTCCTACCCTGTTGTGCCAGCACTAATGGGGGTAATCCTCGGCCCCTACCTGGAAGAATTCTTGCGCCGATCACTTATCGTATCTGAGGGAGACCCAACTATTTTTGTACGCAGCCCGGGCAGTGCGGTGCTCTTACTTTTGACCCTCGGCTTTATTTGGCTCTTGAGGGTTAGACCTGCCCTGCGCAGCTGA
- a CDS encoding tripartite tricarboxylate transporter TctB family protein, with the protein MTKLLRGQVLFAFGLAVLNTVYASQLLGMDRPFVNGEPGPSFLPIILCGFVYVATFLIILKEFSAQQDIIAAAETSDNIPRIVILGPVIAVGLTALYILAFVYTGYMTATAVYTFLIAIYFNFERNGKWGASALSSAIIALFITVTGWLFFVRLFGLYLPLWEF; encoded by the coding sequence ATGACAAAATTACTCCGAGGCCAGGTTCTCTTCGCCTTTGGATTGGCGGTGCTAAATACTGTTTATGCAAGCCAGTTGCTTGGAATGGACCGACCTTTCGTGAATGGCGAGCCGGGGCCTTCGTTCTTACCAATTATCCTATGTGGATTTGTCTATGTGGCGACCTTCCTTATCATCCTGAAGGAATTCAGCGCCCAGCAAGATATAATTGCAGCAGCCGAAACATCGGATAACATTCCTCGCATTGTCATACTCGGTCCTGTCATTGCGGTAGGGCTTACGGCACTCTATATCTTGGCTTTTGTTTATACAGGCTACATGACGGCGACTGCCGTATACACTTTCCTGATTGCGATTTATTTTAACTTTGAGCGCAACGGGAAGTGGGGGGCTTCTGCCCTTTCATCGGCAATCATCGCGCTGTTCATCACGGTTACCGGTTGGCTCTTCTTCGTTAGATTATTTGGCCTCTACTTGCCATTGTGGGAGTTCTAA